The genomic segment ATTTAAAAAACAGCATAATCTATTCTATTTATCCTGATGAAGATAAAACATTATGGCTGGGAACTTCAGGAGGAGGGCTGAATCATTTTGATCCTGAAACAGAAAATTTTGCTTATAATCTGCATGATGAAAATGATTTATCAAGCCTGAGCAATGATTATGTTATGTCAGTATTTAAAGATAGAAACGGCATATTGTGGGCAGGAACCTTAGACGGCGTAAATATGTCTGTTGTTAAAAATACAAAATTCAACCACTATCGTTACCGCCGATATGATTATCACAGTCCGAATGATCCTGTTATAACCTGTTTATATGCAGGTTCTGGCAATATAATCTGGATTGGCACAGAAAACGGCGGACTTAATAAATTTGAACCAGGTACTGAAACCTTTACCTTTTACCTGCATGAACCTGATAATCCCAACTCCCTGAGTCATAATACAATATGGTCAATTTATGAAGACAGTCAGGGCATAATCTGGATAGGAACATCAGGCGGGGGGCTTAACAGGTTTAATCCTGAAACCGGGATATTTAATCATTATCAATATAGCCCCAAGACTCCAGAAGGCTTGAGTGATAATTATATACGGGATATAAACGAAGATAATAATGGAAATCTCTGGATATGCACATCTAATAACGGACTGAATCTATTTAACCGGGATACAGGGAAATTTACTCATTATCAGCCTGACCCTTTAAATATCTGGAGTTTGAGTTCATATGAGATTTTGAAAATAATGAAAGACAGGAAAGGAATCCTTTGGCTTGCAACAGGCAGCGGAATAGACAGGTTTAATCCAGAATCTTTTGAACAGTCAGAAACCAGACCTGACAGACCAATATATTTTACCCACTTTCGTCATAATAGAAATGACCCTCACAGCCTCAGCAGCAACCAGGTTTTTTATATTTATGAAGACCGTAAAGGAAACATCTGGGCTGCAACCAATGCAGGCTTGAATAAACTGGATCAGTCAACAGGCCGTTTTATCCATTATACACAAAAAAACGGACTGCCTGACAACAGGGTTTATAATATGATTGAAGATAATTATGATAATCTGTGGATAGGTACAGCACAAGGGATTTCCAGGTTTAATCTAAACACTGAAACATTTACAAATTATAGTAAAGATGATGGATTACAGGAAGATTTTTTCAATTATCAGGCAATTGCAAAAGATTTTAAAGGTAATATTTATTTTGGGGGAAACAATGGCTTTAATGTGTTTCATCCTGAACAAGTCAGAGCAAATCAATATATACCCCAGGTGGTTTTAACAGATTTCCGCCTTTTTAACGAACCTGTGCCCATAGGCAGGGAATATCCTTTAAAAAAACATATTAATTCTGCAAAAGAAATTATTCTTCCATATAATAAAACCTTTATTACAATTGAGTTTGCAGCTTTAAATTATATTTTTCCTGAAAAAAATCTATATTCTTATATATTGGAAGGTTATGATAAAAAAAGAATCTTTACTGACAGCAGCAGGCGTGTTGCTCATTATAACAATATCCCCCCTGGTCAGTATGGCTTTAATGTTAAAGGTTCAAATAATGATGGTTTATGGAATCTTGAAGGAGCTTTTGTTAAGATTATTGTAACACCTCCCTGGTGGAATACATCCTTGTTTCGCATACTTGCACTATCCTTATTTTTTATCTTTATTTTTCTTATTTATCAGTGGAGGATGTATGAGATAAAGCAGAGAAACCTCATATTAAAAAAACAGGTTGAAGAACAAACAAAAGAATTAAAACAAAGCAGGGAAGATATTCGCAGGGCAATGGTAATTGCAGAAGCTGCCAACAAGGCTAAAAGTGAATTTCTTGCAAACATGAGCCATGAAATTCGAACGCCTATGAATGCTGTTTTAGGATTTACTGAAATCATGTTAACTAAAACAAAAGACCCCCAGCAGCAAAATTACCTGAAAACCATTTTAAAAGCAGGCCGGAGCCTCATGGTTTTAATCAATGATATTCTTGATCTTTCCAAGATTGAAGCAGGAAAAATGGACTTACAATATGAACCTGTTTCAATTAAGGTTTTATTTACAGAGGTCAAGGATTTTTTTCTGCCGAAAATACAAGACAAGGGTTTGGAGTTTATATATATAATAAGCCCTGAAATACCTGAAATATTAAAAATTGATGGTGTGAGGATCAGGCAGATTCTCATTAATCTTATTAATAATGCCATTAAATTTACTCATCAAGGATATGTTAAAATGTCTGTATATGGAAAATCAGCATATCCTGAAGATGATACAAATGATAACCAGTCCAGGCTGTTTGATTTATCTTTTGAAATTCAGGATACAGGCATTGGTATTGAAAAGGGACAGCAGGAAAAAATCTTTGCAAAGTTTCAACAGCAGGATGGTCAAAAAACAAGGCAGTACGGGGGAACAGGTCTTGGACTGGCTATAACAAAACGCCTGGTTGAAATCATGGGCGGAAATATTTCTGTAAACAGTAAAACAGGCCAGGGAAGTATATTCAAGGTTACTATAACAGGACTTGAGATAATTGCTGATTATAATATAAGCAAAACAGATAACTGCGATCCTGATATTGAATTTGAGCCTTCAGCAATAATGATTGTAGATGATATTGAGCATAACAGAATTCTGGTAAAAGGATTTTTAGAAAATACACAATTTACCATGTTTGAGGCTGAAAACTCTATCCAGGCATTAAACCTTCTTGAGTCAGGCTGCATCCCGGATCTGATATTCATGGATTTAAGAATGCCAGGCATGGATGGTTATGAATTAACCAAAATAATTAAAAATAATGATAAATTCAAACATATTCCTGTTATTGCCATGACTGCTTCTGCCATGAAAAAAGATAATAAAGAAATAAAAGAATTATTTGACGGATATATTACAAAGCCTTTTAATATGACAGCCCTTCAAAAAGAGCTGAAAAAATTCCTGGATTATAAAATTCTTGAATCTGATAAAATAAGTGAAGATTTATTGAAAAATAATAAAGAAATCCCTGTTTTCCTGCCTGTTTCTGAAACTGCAGAAAAACATATGCCTGAAATATTGAATATTCTTGATAATGAAATCATTCCTCAATGGCATAATATTAATGAGGTTTTTTTTGTTGATGATATTGCTGATTTTGCATTAAAATTAAAAAATCTTGCACAAACATACGATATGCCTTTTTTATTGGATTTCAGTTATAAAATATTGAATTATACTCATAATTTTGATGTTGACGGTATGGAAAAATCCATGAATGAATTTTCAAAAATTATTAATATATTTAAATCAAATATCAGCAAAGACGTGGATCATGAATAAAAAAAACGGGTCTGCCAAAATCTTTTAATAATCTCCTATTGTTAAGCTTCCGTTTTTATTTATTATCATAATATTTTTAGATGAAATTTCCAATGCCCTTATAACAGGCTTTAAACTATAAAGAAATTTTTCATATTTCTCAATCCCTGACAGACTGGAAATATTAATACGGCTTAGGGATGGAATGGCAATGCGGATACCTTTTGCTTCAACCTCTCCGTCTAGGGAAAAACTGCCTTTGCTGACTCTAATCTTTATCCATACAGGGGAGCCTGTTTTTAGTATTTTCCTTATGTCAGCAATGCTTTCATTGCTTTCATAAGGGTCTATGGCATAAAGAGTGCGCTCAAGAAATCGTGAACCAATATGGCTGAAATATATTTCAAACTCAAGTTCCTGAATAAGAGAAGACATGGCAGTTGATAAAGGTATTAAAAATTTTACCTGGCCGCCCAGTTCCGTGTCTGGACTGCTGTTCATGTTTTGGATTTCAGGGAGGATTTTTTCTGCATCCAGGCTGGAAAAACCAATGCGGCATTGTGAATAAAAACGTTTTTTATTTTCAAACACAGAAAAAGAACCCATAACAGTTCCGCCAAATATTTCTGCCTGGAAAAATTCTATGCCATAAAGCCCCTGATTTAAGTTCATGTCAGCTGCAATACGGCCTGTTTTCAGGGGTAATCCTCCTGATTCAAGTTTAAGCATATCCAAAGACAAGGAATGTTTTTTGTCAAACCTGCTTTTTAATCTGCTTGTAAAACTTTGAAATAAAGTATTTTTTTCAATAACTGACAAAGGGTCTGTTTTTAAAACCTGTGAAGATAAAAATAAAGGCTTTTGTATTTCCTTATATTTTTGAGACCCCTGTTTAACAAGCTCATAAAGCCTTGCCAGTTGAATATCAGCATTAAGATTCTTTATATACAGTAAATCTTTCCATTGTACATTGGTTTTAGAACTTCTCATCCTGATTTTTGTATCAATACTTTTCCCTGGAATCAGCTTAAAATCTGTATTTAATTCCATATTGCCGTTTATATCAGGAAAACCTTTAAATATCTTTAATTCATCCATGTTTTTCATTTTAATAGAGACCTTTGATTTTCCTCCCAGATGACTGAGCCATAATGCAGAAGGTTTTTTATAACCCCGTTTTAATACATGATCCATGCCGTATAATGAAACTGTCCAGCTTTCTTTTATCTGGGCAGGATTTATATTTAAATCCTGAGACAATGTAAAAGAGTAGAAATCATCATGTGAACCTGAAAGAGAAATATCTATATTTAAAGGATTTTTAACAGGTACATAAGGGATCTTTTCAATTTTGTTCAATACTATGGAACCGCTTAGATTTCCTTTTCTGTTTTTTTGATTAAAACTGTATGAAAATGGTTTTAATGTTGATATATCCTTAATTCTTAAAACCTGTTTTTTTGAAAAAGGTATTTCAAGCCACCCTTTTTTTACTGCAAAAGAAAGATCTGTTTTATTAATAAATGCCAGGTCTTTTTCCATTTTAAAGGAAGCTGAAGACATTAGATTTTCAATCTCTTTTTTATCAGGGATCCTTCCTGTGAAATCCCAGGCAAGCCCTGCTTTTCCTTTTGTTTTTATCTTGACTGGAATGCGGGAAACTATGTTTT from the Desulfonema limicola genome contains:
- a CDS encoding hybrid sensor histidine kinase/response regulator — its product is MKSRSWFITALLILIAFPQFSFSENRFNLKFERLLKEHGLSHPMVSAIIQDKQGFMWFGTDEGLNKYDGYKFIIYKHEPGNINSLSDNSITCVYEDSSGIIWIGTHYAGLNRFDPETETFTRYYHEKNNPYSLGHNHISNKSIYEDKKGILWIGTSGGGLNKFNPETEIFTRYISEPDNIKSLSNNHILCIYPYEQTGELLIGTPDGMNKFNPETGVFTRYISEPGSPGSLIRGSGAIDIYAPRSGSIIWAGTADGLLKLDLTAQTSKYYTNKSSNFNNLKNSIIYSIYPDEDKTLWLGTSGGGLNHFDPETENFAYNLHDENDLSSLSNDYVMSVFKDRNGILWAGTLDGVNMSVVKNTKFNHYRYRRYDYHSPNDPVITCLYAGSGNIIWIGTENGGLNKFEPGTETFTFYLHEPDNPNSLSHNTIWSIYEDSQGIIWIGTSGGGLNRFNPETGIFNHYQYSPKTPEGLSDNYIRDINEDNNGNLWICTSNNGLNLFNRDTGKFTHYQPDPLNIWSLSSYEILKIMKDRKGILWLATGSGIDRFNPESFEQSETRPDRPIYFTHFRHNRNDPHSLSSNQVFYIYEDRKGNIWAATNAGLNKLDQSTGRFIHYTQKNGLPDNRVYNMIEDNYDNLWIGTAQGISRFNLNTETFTNYSKDDGLQEDFFNYQAIAKDFKGNIYFGGNNGFNVFHPEQVRANQYIPQVVLTDFRLFNEPVPIGREYPLKKHINSAKEIILPYNKTFITIEFAALNYIFPEKNLYSYILEGYDKKRIFTDSSRRVAHYNNIPPGQYGFNVKGSNNDGLWNLEGAFVKIIVTPPWWNTSLFRILALSLFFIFIFLIYQWRMYEIKQRNLILKKQVEEQTKELKQSREDIRRAMVIAEAANKAKSEFLANMSHEIRTPMNAVLGFTEIMLTKTKDPQQQNYLKTILKAGRSLMVLINDILDLSKIEAGKMDLQYEPVSIKVLFTEVKDFFLPKIQDKGLEFIYIISPEIPEILKIDGVRIRQILINLINNAIKFTHQGYVKMSVYGKSAYPEDDTNDNQSRLFDLSFEIQDTGIGIEKGQQEKIFAKFQQQDGQKTRQYGGTGLGLAITKRLVEIMGGNISVNSKTGQGSIFKVTITGLEIIADYNISKTDNCDPDIEFEPSAIMIVDDIEHNRILVKGFLENTQFTMFEAENSIQALNLLESGCIPDLIFMDLRMPGMDGYELTKIIKNNDKFKHIPVIAMTASAMKKDNKEIKELFDGYITKPFNMTALQKELKKFLDYKILESDKISEDLLKNNKEIPVFLPVSETAEKHMPEILNILDNEIIPQWHNINEVFFVDDIADFALKLKNLAQTYDMPFLLDFSYKILNYTHNFDVDGMEKSMNEFSKIINIFKSNISKDVDHE